A portion of the Deltaproteobacteria bacterium genome contains these proteins:
- a CDS encoding CBS domain-containing protein: MIKASEIMTSDPVFVSPEDEVSRATAIMIEKGFNGLPVVDDQGQLVGIICQSDIVAQQKKLPLPSYFTFLDGLISLRSTKALEKEARKIAATTVRQAMTSDPVWVPPDATIETLAALMVDRNFHTLPVVAEGKLVGVVGKEDILRTLAG, translated from the coding sequence ATGATCAAAGCGAGTGAAATTATGACGTCCGACCCGGTTTTCGTGTCGCCGGAAGACGAAGTCAGCCGTGCGACAGCCATTATGATCGAAAAGGGGTTCAATGGGCTTCCGGTTGTCGACGATCAGGGACAGCTGGTGGGTATCATCTGTCAGAGCGATATCGTCGCGCAGCAGAAAAAGCTGCCCCTGCCTTCCTACTTTACCTTTCTGGACGGCTTGATCAGCCTGCGCTCCACGAAAGCCCTCGAGAAGGAGGCCCGGAAGATAGCCGCTACAACCGTCAGGCAGGCCATGACGTCCGACCCCGTGTGGGTGCCTCCCGACGCCACCATCGAGACGCTTGCCGCACTGATGGTGGACCGCAATTTTCATACCCTGCCCGTGGTCGCGGAGGGAAAACTGGTGGGGGTTGTGGGCAAAGAGGACATCCTCAGGACACTGGCGGGATAA